A region from the Bacillota bacterium genome encodes:
- a CDS encoding family 10 glycosylhydrolase, producing MSTLHLPLSLGDPADAQESQPLNPLQAGAGAPTAAAVARGIWIDAKSIPSDPDAIRAMVRRLKDANFNMIFPEVLYQGSTIFFSGTAASEGIQPQMPRFSGMDPLAILIDEAHRFSIEVHAWFSMFYVGLNTPGPILGRHPEWAAINRQGEIGYRQGVNRFYWVCPMHPGVREYYTRLVQEVARKYDIDGVHLDYIRYPDPIQGDFCYSPEHREDFKAKYGVDPLDLDPEADPERYKLWNKVRADAVTEVVRSIAGELRQSKPGARLSCAIAPRGMPIELNSGLLQDWPEWASRGYVDMLIPMTYSSRPNEMKALLTWSQYFSRGAVPVYAGIQGFGLSGPEGLLAQVNSALEQGAGGVVIFAYPYLTDESLAALKAGPFATATAEVGTPGNLPQNRPFSEAFERQGEPPRMIQAIRVATPPVIDGMLDDEAWQLAGWQSGFKLITGEGDAREQTSVAVCYDDSRLYIALRMADERPDLISASVTSRDGPVFYDDSVEVFLDPAHTHSFYYHFAVNLFGTQYDSYSRTGPSWNGTWRARASTTGDGWVMEMAIPIDEIAKSRPTAGTIWGANFNRTMLRLQEFSGWAFTPGTFHAPSFFGDIIFE from the coding sequence ATGTCCACCCTGCACCTACCCCTATCACTGGGCGACCCAGCCGACGCGCAGGAATCCCAGCCTTTAAACCCTTTACAGGCAGGGGCGGGCGCCCCCACAGCCGCGGCCGTTGCGCGCGGCATCTGGATCGACGCGAAGAGCATCCCTTCCGACCCAGATGCTATCCGGGCCATGGTCAGGCGCCTGAAGGATGCCAACTTCAATATGATCTTCCCCGAGGTCCTCTACCAGGGCTCCACTATCTTTTTCTCAGGGACCGCCGCCTCTGAGGGCATACAGCCCCAGATGCCGAGGTTCTCAGGGATGGATCCTCTCGCGATCCTGATCGATGAAGCCCACAGGTTCTCTATCGAGGTCCATGCCTGGTTCAGCATGTTCTATGTCGGGCTCAATACCCCGGGACCGATTCTGGGAAGGCACCCCGAGTGGGCTGCGATCAACAGGCAGGGTGAGATAGGTTACAGGCAAGGGGTAAACAGGTTCTACTGGGTATGCCCGATGCATCCCGGCGTCCGCGAATACTACACCAGGCTCGTTCAGGAGGTCGCCCGGAAGTATGATATAGACGGGGTCCACCTCGACTACATCAGGTACCCCGACCCCATACAGGGGGACTTCTGCTATAGCCCGGAGCATCGCGAGGACTTCAAGGCAAAATATGGTGTCGACCCGCTCGACCTGGATCCCGAAGCCGACCCGGAGCGATATAAGCTGTGGAACAAGGTGAGGGCGGATGCTGTAACCGAGGTGGTCAGGTCCATAGCCGGGGAACTGAGACAATCAAAGCCCGGCGCGAGGCTCTCGTGCGCGATCGCGCCCCGGGGGATGCCCATCGAGCTGAACTCGGGCCTTCTCCAGGATTGGCCGGAGTGGGCGAGCAGGGGCTATGTCGATATGCTCATTCCAATGACATATAGCTCGAGGCCGAACGAGATGAAGGCGCTCTTGACCTGGTCGCAGTACTTCTCCCGGGGGGCGGTCCCGGTCTATGCAGGTATCCAGGGGTTTGGCCTCTCCGGCCCCGAGGGGTTGCTGGCCCAGGTGAATTCCGCGCTCGAACAGGGCGCAGGCGGTGTTGTCATCTTTGCCTATCCCTACCTCACCGATGAAAGCCTGGCCGCCCTGAAGGCCGGTCCATTTGCGACCGCAACCGCAGAGGTAGGCACTCCAGGTAATCTTCCCCAGAACCGTCCCTTTTCTGAAGCCTTTGAACGCCAGGGAGAGCCGCCGCGCATGATACAAGCAATTCGAGTCGCCACCCCTCCTGTCATCGACGGTATGCTCGACGATGAGGCATGGCAGCTGGCCGGGTGGCAGTCGGGCTTCAAGTTGATCACCGGTGAGGGAGACGCCCGGGAGCAAACCTCCGTCGCTGTATGTTACGACGATTCCAGGCTCTACATCGCCCTCAGAATGGCGGATGAGAGGCCGGATCTCATCAGCGCGTCGGTCACATCACGGGATGGACCTGTATTCTACGATGACTCTGTGGAGGTCTTCCTCGACCCGGCTCATACTCACAGCTTTTATTACCACTTTGCCGTGAATCTCTTCGGGACCCAGTACGACAGCTACTCGCGAACAGGCCCATCCTGGAACGGGACATGGCGCGCAAGGGCTTCCACAACAGGAGATGGCTGGGTCATGGAGATGGCCATACCCATCGATGAGATTGCGAAATCTCGTCCCACCGCCGGGACCATATGGGGCGCAAATTTCAACAGGACGATGCTCCGGCTGCAGGAATTCAGCGGCTGGGCCTTTACGCCGGGCACGTTCCACGCACCGTCGTTCTTCGGCGATATAATATTTGAATAA
- a CDS encoding rubredoxin, with protein sequence MDRWECTVCGYIYDPEEGDSSSDIDPGTPFEDLPEDWVCPQCGATKDLFEKLV encoded by the coding sequence ATGGACAGGTGGGAGTGTACTGTGTGCGGGTATATCTACGATCCGGAGGAAGGGGACTCCTCCAGCGACATCGACCCGGGAACGCCGTTTGAAGATCTCCCCGAGGACTGGGTCTGTCCGCAGTGCGGGGCGACAAAGGATCTCTTCGAAAAGTTGGTTTAG
- a CDS encoding DUF362 domain-containing protein, with product MTSCRALVGVTKCGDPNDFGAVLRSTGDLLDLIGGIRSIVSPGDIVLLKPNIGFKKNHLTGATTNPGVVKALSILVKEAGARKIIIGEGAIVGTSTRDAFEANGYYALAGELGAELLDLKTAEMVAVPVPCGRAFHRLHVPRAILEADVVINLPVMKTHDALPVTLSLKNMKGIIREQDKKRFHKWGLSQAIVDLNKIVCPDLTVLDGTIGMEGLGPAHGEPANLGVMVASTDTVAADAIGSLIMGIDPGEVEYIGLADAQGLGCGDPGKIKVAGVPVSEIARKVRRHVLDFSDLIAKGIYVHESGACSGCRHFMETFISNLEREGELELLRGNTIMFGQMAGATKPDGVKGRLILVGSCMRDVAAAARSAQSQEVTYIPGCPPHGRDVKDMLK from the coding sequence AGCCCGGGCGACATCGTCCTTTTGAAGCCCAATATCGGGTTCAAGAAAAACCACCTGACAGGTGCAACCACGAATCCCGGTGTGGTCAAGGCCCTGTCGATCCTGGTCAAGGAGGCGGGCGCCCGGAAGATCATCATCGGCGAGGGGGCGATCGTCGGGACATCGACGCGAGACGCCTTTGAGGCGAATGGGTATTACGCCCTCGCCGGGGAGCTCGGGGCCGAGCTCCTGGACTTGAAGACGGCCGAAATGGTTGCCGTGCCTGTGCCATGCGGCCGGGCCTTTCACAGGCTTCATGTGCCCCGGGCTATACTGGAGGCGGATGTGGTAATCAACCTCCCCGTTATGAAGACCCACGATGCCCTTCCCGTGACGCTGAGCCTTAAAAATATGAAGGGCATCATACGGGAACAGGATAAGAAGCGGTTTCACAAGTGGGGCCTCTCACAGGCCATAGTGGATCTCAACAAGATCGTCTGCCCCGATCTCACGGTCCTTGATGGCACGATCGGCATGGAGGGCCTCGGGCCAGCCCACGGGGAGCCTGCGAACCTCGGGGTTATGGTGGCGTCGACGGATACCGTTGCCGCGGATGCCATCGGATCTTTGATCATGGGGATCGACCCGGGCGAGGTTGAATATATCGGGCTCGCCGACGCCCAGGGCCTGGGGTGCGGCGACCCGGGGAAGATCAAGGTCGCCGGCGTGCCGGTTTCGGAGATTGCCCGCAAGGTCAGGCGTCATGTGTTGGACTTCAGCGATCTCATTGCTAAGGGCATATATGTGCATGAGAGCGGGGCATGCAGCGGCTGCCGGCATTTCATGGAGACCTTTATATCGAACCTGGAGCGTGAGGGGGAGCTTGAGCTCCTCAGAGGCAACACCATAATGTTTGGCCAGATGGCTGGCGCGACAAAGCCGGATGGGGTGAAGGGCAGGCTGATCCTGGTGGGCAGCTGTATGAGGGATGTCGCCGCCGCGGCGCGCTCCGCGCAGTCCCAGGAGGTAACCTATATTCCCGGTTGCCCTCCTCATGGCCGGGATGTCAAGGACATGCTCAAGTAG
- the pstS gene encoding phosphate ABC transporter substrate-binding protein PstS, with the protein MSILLVGVLVGPVVQIEARTVALNGAGASFPYPLYSKWLDEYRKVDPNVAIDYQSIGSGGGIRGILEQTVDFAGSDAPMTDEQLAKAPGQIFHIPTVMGAVVITYNLKGVKTGLKLTPDILADIFMGEITKWSDKRITSINPGVDLPAQPIVVVHRSDGSGTTNIFTDYLSNVSSTWKTKVGKGTSVEWPTGIGAKGNEGVSGAVKQTPGAIGYVELAYVIQNGLPYAFLKNRAGKFVEPTLETTTAAAAGAVSNMPEDMRVSIVNAPGEDAYPIAGYTYLLVYKDQKDKAKGTELVKFLWWAIHDGEKFAKELLYAPLPDNVVKLAEKKIKQINYRGEILHK; encoded by the coding sequence ATGTCGATCCTCTTGGTGGGAGTGCTGGTCGGCCCCGTTGTGCAGATCGAGGCGCGAACCGTGGCCCTGAACGGGGCTGGCGCTTCGTTCCCATACCCCTTGTACAGCAAGTGGCTTGATGAGTACCGCAAGGTCGATCCAAACGTGGCTATTGATTACCAGTCCATAGGCAGTGGCGGCGGCATCAGGGGCATCCTTGAACAAACGGTGGACTTTGCTGGGAGTGATGCCCCAATGACAGACGAACAGCTGGCCAAGGCCCCGGGGCAGATTTTCCACATCCCAACTGTAATGGGCGCTGTAGTAATTACTTACAACTTGAAGGGCGTTAAGACCGGTCTCAAGCTGACACCCGACATTTTGGCCGACATCTTCATGGGCGAGATAACGAAGTGGAGCGATAAGAGGATTACCTCCATCAACCCCGGCGTTGATCTACCAGCTCAGCCGATTGTCGTCGTGCACCGCTCCGACGGAAGCGGCACCACCAACATCTTCACGGATTACCTGAGCAATGTCAGCAGCACCTGGAAGACAAAAGTTGGGAAAGGCACATCTGTAGAATGGCCTACCGGTATCGGGGCCAAGGGTAATGAGGGCGTATCCGGCGCTGTTAAGCAAACTCCGGGTGCTATCGGCTACGTCGAACTGGCCTATGTCATTCAAAATGGTTTGCCATATGCCTTCCTGAAGAACCGGGCTGGCAAATTTGTAGAGCCAACCCTCGAGACCACCACCGCTGCTGCTGCAGGTGCAGTCTCCAACATGCCGGAAGATATGCGGGTTTCCATCGTCAACGCCCCTGGCGAGGACGCCTACCCTATCGCTGGCTATACCTACCTGCTGGTTTACAAGGATCAAAAGGATAAAGCAAAGGGTACCGAACTGGTCAAATTCCTGTGGTGGGCCATTCACGACGGTGAAAAATTTGCCAAGGAGCTGCTTTACGCCCCGCTGCCTGACAACGTAGTGAAACTGGCCGAGAAGAAGATCAAGCAGATTAATTACAGGGGCGAGATTCTCCATAAATAA